In uncultured Desulfobacter sp., one DNA window encodes the following:
- a CDS encoding Na/Pi cotransporter family protein: MDILEILIETLGGLGLFILGMKTMTEGLQATAGQKIRRILEAISSNRIMGCLTGAGVTAMVQSSSATTVMLIGFVSAGIMSIEQAIGVVIGANVGTTITGQMIAFKLTKAALPAVALGVGLKYFSKKRTYRYIGDIILGFGILFYGMAVMKQGLTPIKSDPQFISFFTTFSTETLGGILLCVSMGTILTVMVQSSSATVGLTMALATSGLLTFPTAMALVLGENIGTTVTAQLATLGSKNPDAHRTANAHTIFNVVGVGIILLIFPFFITAVETVTLKLGAGPVDMVVNSEYINCPRYIANGHTIFNVINALVFLLLLPRLVQLTMLISPRPQKSRERYQLPKFDTSFIDSPIAALAQVKGEIINNAQFVLMSLKKTASCIKKRDDDILGEREVVEEYLDETQKVIIKYLTTIYQGDVNEPEAKEISEMMRITNNIERIGDSMENVSKIIERIYNNEIGFSDQAKSNLAKIADKAVAFLQLVVDQMQDKTEDFYDKALNMEDNIDQMREEMRSQHIQRLRAGECSVDAGVLFIALVSNFERMGDYCYNIATGVNRII, encoded by the coding sequence GTGGATATCTTAGAAATTCTGATCGAAACCCTGGGAGGATTAGGTCTTTTTATCCTGGGAATGAAGACCATGACAGAGGGCCTTCAGGCCACAGCCGGCCAGAAGATCCGGCGGATTCTCGAAGCCATCTCCTCAAATCGTATCATGGGATGTTTAACCGGGGCCGGGGTAACGGCTATGGTTCAGTCATCGTCGGCTACCACGGTGATGCTTATCGGGTTTGTAAGTGCCGGTATCATGTCCATCGAACAGGCTATCGGGGTGGTTATCGGTGCGAATGTCGGTACGACCATTACGGGGCAGATGATCGCCTTTAAGCTCACAAAGGCGGCCCTTCCGGCCGTGGCCCTCGGGGTGGGACTGAAATATTTTTCCAAAAAACGGACCTACCGCTATATCGGAGACATCATCCTTGGCTTCGGTATCCTGTTTTACGGCATGGCCGTAATGAAACAAGGGCTGACCCCCATCAAGTCAGATCCCCAGTTCATCTCTTTTTTTACCACCTTTTCCACGGAAACCCTGGGCGGCATTCTGCTCTGTGTCTCAATGGGAACCATCTTAACTGTTATGGTGCAGTCTTCCTCGGCTACGGTGGGCCTGACCATGGCCCTGGCAACTTCGGGACTGCTGACCTTCCCCACGGCAATGGCACTGGTGCTGGGAGAAAATATCGGAACCACCGTCACAGCCCAATTGGCCACCCTTGGCTCCAAAAATCCGGACGCCCACAGAACGGCCAATGCCCACACGATTTTCAATGTGGTGGGTGTGGGCATCATCCTCCTGATCTTCCCTTTTTTTATAACAGCGGTTGAAACCGTCACCCTGAAATTGGGGGCCGGTCCGGTGGACATGGTGGTCAACAGCGAATATATCAACTGCCCCCGGTACATTGCCAACGGCCATACCATCTTTAACGTCATCAATGCCCTTGTATTTTTACTATTGCTCCCCAGACTGGTTCAGCTAACCATGCTGATCTCCCCCAGGCCACAGAAATCCCGGGAGCGGTACCAGCTCCCCAAGTTTGATACCAGCTTCATTGACTCCCCCATCGCCGCCCTGGCCCAGGTCAAGGGGGAGATTATCAACAATGCCCAATTCGTCTTGATGTCCCTGAAAAAGACCGCCTCCTGCATAAAAAAAAGGGATGATGATATCCTCGGAGAACGAGAGGTGGTGGAGGAGTACCTGGACGAAACCCAGAAGGTCATCATCAAATATTTAACCACCATCTACCAGGGGGATGTCAATGAGCCCGAAGCCAAAGAGATATCGGAGATGATGCGGATCACAAATAATATTGAACGGATAGGGGACTCCATGGAAAATGTCTCCAAGATCATCGAACGAATCTATAACAATGAAATCGGGTTCAGCGACCAGGCAAAGTCAAATCTGGCCAAGATTGCGGACAAGGCTGTGGCGTTTCTCCAATTGGTGGTGGATCAGATGCAGGACAAAACCGAAGATTTTTATGATAAGGCCTTAAACATGGAGGACAACATCGACCAGATGCGTGAAGAGATGCGTTCCCAGCATATTCAACGCCTCCGGGCCGGCGAGTGTTCCGTGGATGCCGGGGTGCTCTTCATCGCCCTGGTGTCCAACTTTGAAAGAATGGGAGATTATTGTTACAACATTGCCACCGGGGTGAACCGGATCATCTAA
- a CDS encoding metalloregulator ArsR/SmtB family transcription factor: MKTFIKVMKALSDPNRVKMMKMLQHRPMCVCEIKEALGIAQSTASKHLKLLEDADLVIGFKDGLWVNYSLADGSSSPFAANMIGNLKHWLENEREIKELNQILPGIDRHDIVGKE, encoded by the coding sequence ATGAAAACATTCATCAAAGTTATGAAAGCATTATCTGATCCCAACCGGGTGAAAATGATGAAAATGCTTCAACACCGTCCGATGTGTGTCTGTGAAATAAAGGAGGCTCTGGGTATCGCCCAGTCCACGGCAAGCAAACATTTGAAGCTTTTGGAGGACGCAGACCTGGTCATAGGGTTTAAAGATGGATTGTGGGTAAACTATTCTTTGGCTGACGGCAGCAGTTCACCATTTGCCGCCAACATGATTGGAAACCTGAAGCACTGGCTGGAGAATGAGCGTGAAATTAAAGAATTGAATCAGATTCTTCCGGGAATTGACCGGCACGATATTGTCGGCAAAGAGTAA
- a CDS encoding IS1595 family transposase codes for MVAGHKGNPEAVARKGREGRRNRLRGARGRGTLEKEKPPVFGMIQRCGLVVIQMLANVRRVTIEPLVKSTVLPGTLIYTDEYAIYNRLTEWGYKHKSVNHGAGEYARDEDGDGFHEVHVNTMEGFWSLLRGWLRPHRGISQEKLPFYLGFFEFVHNVGKRGKALLHSLVELLVK; via the coding sequence ATTGTAGCAGGGCATAAAGGCAATCCCGAAGCAGTAGCCCGAAAAGGCAGGGAAGGCCGTCGAAATCGTTTACGAGGTGCTCGTGGGCGGGGTACATTGGAAAAAGAGAAACCACCTGTATTCGGTATGATTCAGCGATGCGGTCTGGTAGTGATTCAAATGCTTGCTAATGTTCGCAGGGTAACTATTGAGCCCTTGGTAAAGTCGACCGTTTTGCCGGGGACTTTGATTTACACTGATGAATATGCGATCTACAATCGATTAACCGAGTGGGGGTACAAGCATAAGAGCGTGAATCACGGGGCTGGAGAATACGCCAGAGACGAGGATGGCGATGGTTTCCATGAAGTCCATGTCAATACCATGGAAGGCTTCTGGTCCTTGCTACGTGGTTGGTTGCGTCCTCATCGAGGCATCTCACAAGAGAAGCTCCCGTTCTATCTCGGTTTTTTCGAGTTCGTTCATAACGTCGGCAAACGGGGAAAGGCCCTGCTCCATTCGCTTGTCGAACTTTTGGTCAAATAA
- a CDS encoding transposase, translated as MQVNIKTLIDDTQCYNTVRELRWPEGRQCPYCDSKRIIKRGFDEKEPARQRYECKNCGKRFDDLTGTIFAGHHQPLKVWILCLYFMGLNLSNKQIAKELDLDRTDVQRMTTQLREGVIKKSLK; from the coding sequence ATGCAAGTAAACATAAAGACTCTGATTGATGATACGCAATGTTACAACACTGTTCGGGAGTTGCGCTGGCCGGAAGGACGTCAATGTCCGTATTGTGATTCCAAACGAATAATCAAAAGGGGTTTTGATGAAAAAGAACCTGCCAGACAACGTTATGAATGTAAAAATTGCGGCAAACGGTTTGATGACCTTACAGGCACCATCTTCGCTGGACATCACCAACCCCTCAAGGTATGGATATTGTGTCTGTATTTCATGGGGTTGAACTTGTCCAACAAGCAAATTGCCAAAGAACTGGACCTGGACCGCACTGATGTTCAAAGGATGACCACCCAACTTCGTGAAGGCGTGATAAAAAAAAGCCTCAAGTAA